One Bacillota bacterium DNA window includes the following coding sequences:
- a CDS encoding DUF2007 domain-containing protein, with translation MWTVVYIAPNRPVAEMMKEMLEKEGMLVMLRPAGVPHMGNSANVEVLVPESEAEDAQELLTAAFGR, from the coding sequence ATGTGGACGGTCGTGTACATCGCGCCAAACAGGCCAGTGGCCGAAATGATGAAGGAGATGCTCGAAAAAGAGGGGATGCTGGTGATGCTGCGCCCGGCCGGCGTGCCCCACATGGGCAACTCCGCCAATGTGGAGGTGCTCGTGCCGGAGTCTGAGGCCGAGGACGCACAGGAGCTTCTTACCGCTGCATTTGGAAGGTAG
- the accD gene encoding acetyl-CoA carboxylase, carboxyltransferase subunit beta: MPAIKDLFKGKQKYVTVKPTSVQTEQPEGLWTKCSQCGQLTYTRELARNLLVCHKCGFHFKLTAAQRLAITLDEGSFTELDSNLASVDPIEFPGYASKLERTRQTTGLEEAAVTGQGTIGGYPVMIGVMDFSFIGASMGSVVGEKVARLFERATRQRIPVVMFSASGGARMQEGVLSLMQMAKTSAACARMSEAGVLYISVLTNPTTAGVLASFASLGDIVIAEPGSLIGFTGQRVIEETIRQKLPPGFQSAEFVLEHGMIDMIVQRRDMKKTLTSLLALHERRHEAG; encoded by the coding sequence ATGCCTGCGATCAAGGATCTGTTCAAAGGGAAACAGAAGTACGTGACAGTCAAGCCCACGAGCGTCCAGACCGAGCAACCCGAAGGCCTGTGGACCAAGTGTTCGCAGTGTGGACAGCTCACATACACCAGGGAGCTTGCACGAAACCTGCTCGTGTGCCACAAGTGTGGGTTCCATTTCAAGCTGACGGCTGCACAGAGGCTTGCCATCACGCTCGATGAGGGCAGTTTCACGGAGCTCGACTCGAATCTCGCGTCCGTGGACCCGATAGAGTTTCCCGGTTACGCTTCCAAGCTCGAAAGGACCAGGCAGACCACAGGCCTCGAGGAGGCAGCCGTGACGGGCCAGGGGACGATAGGCGGCTACCCGGTCATGATAGGCGTGATGGACTTTTCGTTCATAGGGGCGAGCATGGGATCGGTCGTGGGGGAGAAAGTGGCGCGGCTCTTCGAAAGGGCAACGAGGCAACGCATCCCCGTGGTGATGTTCAGCGCCTCCGGCGGCGCGAGAATGCAGGAAGGTGTGCTGTCGCTGATGCAGATGGCCAAGACTAGCGCTGCTTGCGCTCGCATGTCTGAGGCAGGCGTCCTCTACATCTCGGTGCTTACGAATCCCACGACCGCGGGGGTGCTCGCCAGCTTCGCGTCTCTCGGTGACATCGTGATCGCCGAGCCGGGTTCGCTCATAGGGTTCACGGGCCAGAGAGTGATCGAGGAGACCATAAGGCAGAAACTGCCGCCCGGTTTCCAGAGCGCTGAGTTCGTCCTCGAGCACGGCATGATAGACATGATCGTCCAACGGCGAGACATGAAGAAGACCCTCACTTCGCTGCTTGCGCTCCATGAGAGGAGGCATGAAGCGGGATGA
- a CDS encoding acetyl-CoA carboxylase carboxyltransferase subunit alpha codes for MNLTLEFEKPLVELEKRIEELRNFSQERGIDLSDEIATLEKKAEALRREIFDNLTPWQRVQIARHPRRPTTLDYIGLIFDEFIELHGDRAFRDDGAIVGGLASIDGRPVTVVGTQKGRDTKENLARNFGMPHPEGYRKALRLMKQAEKFHRPVVSFVDVVGAYPGVEAEERGQGQIIARNIEELSRLATCIVVVITGEGGSGGALAIGVGDRLLMLENAYFSVISPEGCAAILWKDGSRAQEAAEVLKLTAPDMKRLGIVDEVLPEPKGAAHKDREGTARVIKEALIRSIDELSGIPPRRLVERRYARLRRIGEFVTREAAQQEFAEAASAGGDVLRVAGPAGNRGESGR; via the coding sequence ATAAACCTCACGCTGGAATTCGAGAAGCCCCTTGTGGAGTTGGAGAAGAGGATCGAGGAGCTCCGGAACTTCAGCCAAGAAAGGGGCATCGATCTTTCCGACGAGATCGCCACTCTCGAGAAGAAGGCTGAAGCGCTGCGTCGCGAGATCTTTGACAACCTCACCCCCTGGCAGCGCGTGCAGATCGCGCGCCACCCGAGAAGGCCAACGACCCTCGACTACATCGGCCTCATCTTCGACGAGTTCATCGAGCTCCATGGCGACCGGGCTTTTCGAGACGACGGCGCCATAGTCGGTGGCCTGGCGAGCATCGACGGCAGGCCCGTCACTGTGGTCGGGACGCAGAAAGGTCGCGACACCAAGGAGAACCTCGCAAGGAACTTCGGGATGCCTCACCCCGAGGGGTACCGCAAGGCCTTGCGGCTCATGAAACAGGCCGAGAAGTTCCACCGCCCGGTCGTGTCGTTTGTGGACGTCGTGGGGGCGTATCCCGGGGTTGAGGCGGAGGAGCGCGGCCAAGGCCAGATCATCGCGCGCAACATAGAGGAGCTTTCCAGGCTGGCCACGTGCATCGTGGTGGTCATAACCGGCGAGGGAGGCAGCGGAGGCGCGCTGGCGATAGGTGTTGGCGACAGGCTCCTCATGCTTGAGAACGCATACTTCTCCGTCATCTCCCCGGAGGGGTGTGCCGCGATCCTGTGGAAGGACGGATCCAGGGCTCAGGAGGCTGCTGAAGTGCTAAAGCTTACGGCGCCTGACATGAAGAGACTTGGGATAGTGGATGAAGTGCTGCCGGAGCCGAAGGGGGCCGCTCACAAGGACCGGGAAGGAACGGCTCGCGTCATCAAAGAGGCTCTCATAAGGAGCATAGACGAGCTTTCGGGGATACCACCCCGCAGGCTCGTCGAGAGGCGGTATGCGAGGCTCCGGAGGATAGGGGAGTTCGTGACGCGCGAGGCCGCGCAGCAGGAATTCGCGGAGGCCGCCTCGGCCGGAGGGGACGTGTTGCGGGTGGCGGGACCCGCCGGGAACAGGGGGGAATCCGGACGTTGA
- the pfkA gene encoding 6-phosphofructokinase: protein MKRIAVLTSGGDAPGMNAAIRAVTRCAICHGMSVVGVNRGYQGLVEGDMFDMSSRSVGDIIQRAGTILRSARSEEFMTEAGRRKALDQMSRRGVEALVVIGGDGTFRGACALAGMGVPAVGIPATIDNDIAFTDYSLGFDTAVNTAVDAITKIRDTASSHGRSNVIEVMGRDTGHLALAAGVAGGAEYILIPEVPFDLDSMCEGITAGYRRGKTHSIIVVAEGVGGYHSPDELHHESIGFKIGDAVQERTGLDTRVTVLGYIQRGGAPTARDRLLATAFGCKAVELLANGEAAKVVGVVGDDIRAFDIREVAATRKKVDMDLYNLATMLSRV from the coding sequence TTGAAGCGGATAGCGGTTCTCACAAGCGGGGGCGACGCTCCGGGCATGAACGCGGCGATAAGGGCGGTCACCAGGTGCGCCATTTGTCATGGGATGTCCGTGGTGGGGGTGAATCGAGGGTACCAGGGTCTTGTCGAGGGAGACATGTTCGACATGTCATCTCGCAGCGTGGGTGACATCATCCAGCGTGCCGGCACGATCCTGAGGTCCGCGAGGTCGGAGGAGTTCATGACAGAGGCCGGGCGCAGAAAGGCCTTGGACCAGATGTCGAGGCGCGGGGTAGAGGCTCTGGTGGTCATTGGAGGCGACGGCACGTTCCGTGGGGCTTGCGCGCTTGCGGGCATGGGTGTTCCTGCTGTGGGGATTCCCGCAACCATTGACAATGACATCGCGTTCACCGACTACTCGCTCGGCTTCGATACCGCGGTGAACACCGCTGTCGACGCGATCACGAAGATTCGCGACACCGCAAGCTCCCACGGGCGGAGCAACGTAATAGAGGTCATGGGCCGCGACACCGGTCACCTGGCACTGGCGGCCGGCGTGGCGGGAGGGGCTGAGTACATCCTCATCCCGGAGGTGCCCTTCGACCTGGACTCCATGTGCGAGGGAATCACGGCGGGCTACAGACGAGGAAAGACTCATAGCATAATCGTGGTGGCCGAGGGCGTCGGCGGGTACCACTCCCCTGACGAGCTCCACCATGAGAGCATAGGGTTCAAGATAGGTGACGCGGTGCAAGAGCGCACGGGCCTCGACACCAGGGTCACCGTGCTCGGGTACATACAGCGAGGTGGCGCACCTACGGCCCGTGACAGGCTGCTCGCGACGGCGTTCGGATGCAAGGCCGTGGAGCTTCTCGCGAACGGCGAGGCCGCAAAGGTCGTCGGCGTCGTGGGCGACGATATCCGGGCGTTCGACATCCGCGAGGTGGCCGCCACACGCAAGAAGGTCGACATGGATCTGTACAACCTGGCGACGATGCTCTCTAGAGTCTAG
- the pyk gene encoding pyruvate kinase, protein MRRTKIVCTLGPATDQPGVMEALVKAGMDVARINASHGCCEEHAARIRRVREAASACGRQVGIMFDLAGPKIRTGPIKNGKVELAQGALVSLVPGCEEGDAQRVFVNYPDLLESVCPGARILLSDGLIELEVDHVRDGEVVCRVKTSGELASRKGVSLPGARVRFRSATRKDVSDIQFAAAQEVDFIASSFVQCAEDVVRVRALLDAAGADSHVIAKIESSEGIANIDAIIGMADGVMVARGDLGVETLPERVPLVQKMIIQKCNAAGKPVITATEMLESMVENPRPTRAEVTDVACAIFDGTDAVMLSAETAVGNHPIEAVSMMARIAETTEEALPYAEILRAKSISPSRSVADAISHATCQTAHDLGVKAILTSTESGATARMVSKYRPQAPIVAATPDPRVASKLTLAWGVLPTLVRKAANIDDVLDVTIEAAVSLGVASKGDLVIITAGVRAGVPGTTNMLKVHRV, encoded by the coding sequence GTGCGCAGGACGAAGATAGTGTGCACTTTGGGCCCAGCCACCGACCAGCCCGGCGTGATGGAGGCATTGGTCAAGGCGGGGATGGACGTGGCCAGGATAAACGCGTCCCATGGCTGCTGCGAAGAACACGCCGCCCGCATTAGGCGAGTGAGGGAGGCAGCCAGTGCATGCGGGAGGCAGGTGGGGATCATGTTCGATCTCGCGGGACCCAAGATCCGCACCGGCCCGATCAAGAATGGCAAGGTCGAGCTCGCACAAGGAGCCCTCGTCTCCCTTGTGCCTGGCTGCGAGGAAGGCGATGCCCAGCGAGTGTTCGTGAATTACCCGGACCTTCTGGAGAGCGTGTGCCCGGGCGCAAGGATCCTCCTGAGCGACGGCCTCATAGAGCTGGAGGTGGACCACGTACGGGACGGCGAGGTCGTGTGCAGGGTGAAGACCTCTGGAGAGCTCGCGTCCCGAAAGGGGGTCAGCTTGCCCGGGGCGAGAGTGCGGTTTCGGTCCGCGACCCGCAAGGACGTCTCGGATATCCAGTTTGCCGCCGCACAGGAGGTCGATTTCATCGCGTCCTCGTTCGTGCAATGTGCGGAGGACGTGGTTCGGGTCCGGGCGCTCCTCGATGCCGCTGGAGCCGACAGCCACGTCATAGCTAAGATCGAGTCCAGCGAGGGGATAGCCAACATCGACGCTATCATAGGGATGGCGGACGGCGTGATGGTGGCCAGAGGAGACCTCGGCGTCGAAACGCTGCCCGAGAGGGTGCCACTCGTCCAGAAGATGATCATCCAGAAATGTAATGCCGCCGGCAAGCCCGTCATCACCGCCACGGAGATGCTGGAGTCGATGGTGGAGAATCCCAGGCCCACGAGGGCTGAGGTGACAGATGTCGCGTGTGCCATCTTCGACGGCACCGACGCGGTCATGCTGTCCGCGGAAACGGCCGTCGGAAACCACCCTATAGAGGCGGTGTCGATGATGGCCCGGATCGCCGAGACCACGGAGGAAGCCCTGCCATACGCGGAGATTCTGAGGGCGAAGAGCATATCTCCCTCGAGGAGCGTCGCGGACGCCATCAGCCATGCCACGTGTCAGACCGCCCACGATCTCGGCGTCAAGGCCATACTTACGTCGACCGAGTCGGGCGCGACAGCTCGGATGGTGTCGAAGTACCGCCCGCAGGCGCCGATAGTCGCGGCGACGCCGGATCCCAGAGTGGCTTCGAAACTGACCCTGGCATGGGGAGTCCTGCCTACGCTCGTTAGAAAGGCAGCCAACATAGACGATGTCCTGGACGTGACGATCGAGGCAGCGGTCTCGTTGGGAGTGGCAAGCAAGGGCGATCTCGTGATCATCACTGCGGGCGTCCGAGCGGGGGTGCCCGGGACGACGAACATGCTCAAGGTCCACAGGGTGTAG
- the fba gene encoding class II fructose-1,6-bisphosphate aldolase — MPLVTTKEMLKKAQAERYAVGAFNANNLEYVQAIIDAAEEEKAPVILQASQGAIKYAGLKMVVAMVKAAAEAASVPVALHLDHGTDYKQNVRCLAAGFTSLMFDGSSLSFEENAAITKKIVEMAHAAGIPVEAELGKVATAGHVTEEEVRALMTDPEEAKRFVEETGVDSLAVAVGSVHKMTTQAARLDVDRIAKIRELTGVPLVLHGASGVTDEGYRLGISAGICKINIATELNKAFTRGIREALEKNPDEIDPRRIAGVGRDYMKEAVKAKMRLFGCSGKA, encoded by the coding sequence ATGCCGCTGGTGACGACGAAAGAGATGCTCAAGAAAGCTCAGGCGGAGCGTTACGCGGTTGGAGCGTTCAACGCGAACAACCTCGAGTACGTGCAGGCCATCATCGACGCTGCCGAGGAAGAGAAGGCGCCCGTGATCCTTCAAGCGAGCCAGGGTGCGATAAAGTACGCGGGGCTCAAGATGGTCGTGGCCATGGTCAAGGCTGCGGCGGAGGCCGCCAGCGTGCCCGTAGCGCTTCACCTCGACCATGGCACGGACTACAAGCAAAACGTGAGATGCCTTGCAGCCGGCTTCACCTCGCTCATGTTCGACGGTTCCTCCTTGTCCTTTGAGGAGAACGCCGCCATAACGAAGAAGATCGTGGAGATGGCTCACGCCGCGGGCATCCCCGTCGAGGCGGAGCTCGGCAAGGTCGCGACTGCCGGTCACGTGACCGAGGAAGAGGTCAGAGCGTTGATGACCGACCCCGAGGAGGCCAAGAGGTTCGTGGAGGAGACCGGTGTCGACTCTCTGGCCGTGGCCGTCGGGAGCGTTCACAAGATGACCACTCAGGCTGCGCGGCTCGATGTGGACAGGATAGCCAAGATTAGAGAGCTCACGGGGGTTCCGCTTGTGCTGCACGGCGCGTCGGGCGTGACCGACGAAGGGTACAGGCTCGGCATCTCCGCGGGCATATGCAAGATCAACATAGCGACGGAGCTCAACAAAGCGTTCACGCGCGGTATACGCGAGGCGCTCGAGAAGAATCCCGACGAGATCGATCCCAGGCGAATTGCGGGGGTCGGCCGGGACTACATGAAAGAGGCAGTGAAAGCCAAGATGCGCCTCTTCGGGTGTTCGGGGAAGGCTTGA